Proteins encoded by one window of Catharus ustulatus isolate bCatUst1 chromosome Z, bCatUst1.pri.v2, whole genome shotgun sequence:
- the IL7R gene encoding interleukin-7 receptor subunit alpha isoform X1 gives MAQPGTVLSVFAMVLHTALGESGCTSADGDGTLGDDEPDNFDIDCFSQLEIKDSFSSLTCNFTELPPYNTNYTLSLCTKEDNNYACSNMKKKEDVFFLQFIDILSNRDVCMYSEMKRRVCRSLVVTDIVKPEVPFAINITYEREANEYLIRYCTPHSRKKYLKDKLVHQVAYRQKEGTWKTIESPYLQIKLLGQNLENEASYEVKVRSQPNGDYFKGTWSEWSTSKSFRTVREQHSTENYSSVVMVILSILGFMLSVAMIALIVVFWENRIKPAVWPNLPDHKKTLEQLCKKPKNNFDISFNPESFGYVHIHKVDGLWAKAELENFLQPSTAPETSLPEKFRNGSDLKMIPAMADRTNLNLPVSYEALHRLLGTSQRAVTEGSCSSSTYELCHGNRVPQHNDGFSLASTCPLDPSGQPHPEPLNDDTISQMLPNSGMRSPNNEEAYVTMSNFYKIQ, from the exons ATGGCACAGCCCGGCACTGTGCTCAGCGTCTTCGCCATGGTCCTGCACACCGCCCTGGGGGAAAGCGGTTGCACCTCAGCCGACGGTGATG GGACTCTTGGGGATGATGAACCAGACAATTTTGACATTGACTGCTTCAGCCAGCTGGAAATTAAGGACTCCTTTAGCAGCCTGACCTGCAATTTCACCGAGCTGCCTCCTTACAACACTAACTACACCCTATCGCTGTG TACCAAGGAAGATAACAATTACGCCTGCTCcaacatgaagaaaaaggaggatGTATTCTTCTTACAGTTCATTGATATACTCTCAAACAGAGATGTTTGCATGTACTCTGAGATGAAGAGAAGGGTCTGCAGGAGTCTGGTTGTAACTGACATTG TTAAACCCGAAGTTCCATTTGCTATAAATATCACATATGAAAGGGAGGCAAATGAATATCTTATTCGTTACTGTACACCACACTCCAGGAAGAAATACTTAAAGGACAAATTAGTACACCAAGTAGCCTATCGGCAGAAAGAAGGTACTTGGAAG aCAATAGAGTCACCATATCTTCAGATAAAATTGCTGGGGCAAAACCTTGAAAATGAAGCATCATATGAGGTGAAGGTACGCTCTCAGCCCAATGGAGATTATTTTAAGGGCACATGGAGTGAATGGAGCACTTCCAAGAGCTTCAGGACAGTGAGAGAGCAGCACTCCACAGAAAACT aTAGCAGTGTGGTCATGGTTATACTCTCCATCCTGGGATTCATGCTGTCTGTTGCTATGATTGCACTGATCGTAGTTTTTTGGGAAAACAG GATCAAGCCTGCTGTATGGCCAAACCTTCCTGACCATAAAAAAACACTGGAGCAACTGTGCAAGAAGCCAAAAAAC AATTTTGATATAAGCTTTAACCCAGAGAGTTTTGGTTATGTTCATATCCATAAAGTGGATGGGCTTTGGGCAAAAGCTGAACTGGAAAATTTTCTACAGCCATCAACTGCTCCAGAGACAAGCCTTccagaaaaattcaggaatgGATCAGACCTGAAGATGATCCCTGCAATGGCAGACAGAACCAACCTAAACCTGCCAGTGTCTTATGAAGCCCTGCACAGGCTCCTGGGCACCAGCCAGCGTGCAGTCACcgagggcagctgcagctccagcacgtACGAGCTTTGCCATGGCAACAGGGTGCCCCAGCACAACGATGGTTTCAGCCTTGCCTCCACTTGTCCCCTGGATCCTTCTGGCCAGCCCCATCCAGAGCCCCTAAATGACGACACCATATCCCAGATGCTGCCTAACAGTGGCATGAGATCACCAAACAATGAGGAAGCCTATGTCACAATGTCCAACTTCTACAAAATTCAGTAA
- the IL7R gene encoding interleukin-7 receptor subunit alpha isoform X2, producing the protein MAQPGTVLSVFAMVLHTALGESGCTSADGDGTLGDDEPDNFDIDCFSQLEIKDSFSSLTCNFTELPPYNTNYTLSLCTKEDNNYACSNMKKKEDVFFLQFIDILSNRDVCMYSEMKRRVCRSLVVTDIVKPEVPFAINITYEREANEYLIRYCTPHSRKKYLKDKLVHQVAYRQKEGTWKTIESPYLQIKLLGQNLENEASYEVKVRSQPNGDYFKGTWSEWSTSKSFRTVREQHSTENYSSVVMVILSILGFMLSVAMIALIVVFWENRIKPAVWPNLPDHKKTLEQLCKKPKNPSTAPETSLPEKFRNGSDLKMIPAMADRTNLNLPVSYEALHRLLGTSQRAVTEGSCSSSTYELCHGNRVPQHNDGFSLASTCPLDPSGQPHPEPLNDDTISQMLPNSGMRSPNNEEAYVTMSNFYKIQ; encoded by the exons ATGGCACAGCCCGGCACTGTGCTCAGCGTCTTCGCCATGGTCCTGCACACCGCCCTGGGGGAAAGCGGTTGCACCTCAGCCGACGGTGATG GGACTCTTGGGGATGATGAACCAGACAATTTTGACATTGACTGCTTCAGCCAGCTGGAAATTAAGGACTCCTTTAGCAGCCTGACCTGCAATTTCACCGAGCTGCCTCCTTACAACACTAACTACACCCTATCGCTGTG TACCAAGGAAGATAACAATTACGCCTGCTCcaacatgaagaaaaaggaggatGTATTCTTCTTACAGTTCATTGATATACTCTCAAACAGAGATGTTTGCATGTACTCTGAGATGAAGAGAAGGGTCTGCAGGAGTCTGGTTGTAACTGACATTG TTAAACCCGAAGTTCCATTTGCTATAAATATCACATATGAAAGGGAGGCAAATGAATATCTTATTCGTTACTGTACACCACACTCCAGGAAGAAATACTTAAAGGACAAATTAGTACACCAAGTAGCCTATCGGCAGAAAGAAGGTACTTGGAAG aCAATAGAGTCACCATATCTTCAGATAAAATTGCTGGGGCAAAACCTTGAAAATGAAGCATCATATGAGGTGAAGGTACGCTCTCAGCCCAATGGAGATTATTTTAAGGGCACATGGAGTGAATGGAGCACTTCCAAGAGCTTCAGGACAGTGAGAGAGCAGCACTCCACAGAAAACT aTAGCAGTGTGGTCATGGTTATACTCTCCATCCTGGGATTCATGCTGTCTGTTGCTATGATTGCACTGATCGTAGTTTTTTGGGAAAACAG GATCAAGCCTGCTGTATGGCCAAACCTTCCTGACCATAAAAAAACACTGGAGCAACTGTGCAAGAAGCCAAAAAAC CCATCAACTGCTCCAGAGACAAGCCTTccagaaaaattcaggaatgGATCAGACCTGAAGATGATCCCTGCAATGGCAGACAGAACCAACCTAAACCTGCCAGTGTCTTATGAAGCCCTGCACAGGCTCCTGGGCACCAGCCAGCGTGCAGTCACcgagggcagctgcagctccagcacgtACGAGCTTTGCCATGGCAACAGGGTGCCCCAGCACAACGATGGTTTCAGCCTTGCCTCCACTTGTCCCCTGGATCCTTCTGGCCAGCCCCATCCAGAGCCCCTAAATGACGACACCATATCCCAGATGCTGCCTAACAGTGGCATGAGATCACCAAACAATGAGGAAGCCTATGTCACAATGTCCAACTTCTACAAAATTCAGTAA